The following are from one region of the Fusarium verticillioides 7600 chromosome 1, whole genome shotgun sequence genome:
- a CDS encoding DNA repair protein RAD50, whose product MSRIDKLSISGVRSFSPSIREAIQFNTPLTLIVGYNGSGKTTIIECLKYATTGELPPNSKGGAFIHDPKLCGEKEVMAQIKLQFRSINDRQHVATRSLQLTVKKTTRSQKTLDCSLVVVNNGERTTTSTRQAQLDEMIPERLGVSPAILDAVIFCHQDESLWPLSEPAALKKRFDEIFEAMKYTKAIDNLKVIRKKQVEQLGKLQNDEAHNKVNKDRGDRAEKRMKALQAEIEGSRATCESISSEMEETQDKIRNSRETANSHLAIVQNLNTKREQLEYREEAVKELKATIDELPDEDGKLEGDLAHYEDRMQHLQDEADQNKAQYNDLQTELGKSRKELSAKLSEQGKHQSDKDKYERQLKIRMETIQEAAQSYGFSGFEGDLSDHHVKSFNDKLQKLLSEKKRDLERLQKENSTELDRATGVITELEGRKAARTQDRVSAKQRMGAIEKRISVLQNESSQIDVDEGAKAVLDGQMQDLESRFQTAQKIFENADWDRQISDENDKLHQLENENDKLGRELVECTRLASERAQLDYRKKELADRKRKLDTLTTTWKPKLDKVIGRDWRPETLDSKFQALTKDQSKVVSEAQKRREQIRQKQQKVEFKLRTSKESHEKKSREAATCQQQVVDALLAVRDNATVEDYKEEIDATESQVEELRNELSLFDALVDYYTKCKRLLDTKRKCQLCDRHFDDNQAASMERLSKRIDKHLDPRGKLDTEKDLKDTAASLEKLRSVRGSYDTYERLTAELPSLREECKVAEAEFDALERQVEEQGSVLSAEEEKLKDLEDMSKTVLSIAQTVKDIAESENQVDRIMSQQMSGGITRSPDEIHELQAGLSDQMKNLKNRIAKLTADRQRTKDQLNSLELEKSELRNKISRAVGQLDKKQDLQNQIQALKEEASHQRDVIQRADEELETIEPSITEARSARDEVLRRGRAKEQVIADARDAVANSVNEMKMMDADIQDYIDRGGPSNLASNERSIATLEKTIASTEKEVTDLTVRTNKLKQDIDNGDRKKKNIKDNLNYRKNLRTIDVIRQEIAELEDRNADEDYERLQAEARMQENHYNRLLAERGSVMGSMKTKDEELGRLLQEWEMDYKDAKRKYRESHIRVETTKAAIEDLAQCSSAVDKAVMQFHSMKMAEVNRIAGELWQSTYQGTDIDTILIRSDNESNTGKRSYNYRLCMVKQDTEMDMRGRCSAGQKVLASIIIRLALAESFGVNCGLIALDEPTTNLDRDNIKSLAESLHMIIKARQAQSNFQLIVITHDEDFLRHMRCSDFCDSFFRVKRDERQNSVISRESITKIF is encoded by the exons ATGTCCAGAATCGACAAGCTTTCGATCTCGGGTGTGCGATCCTTCAGCCCCTCAATCCGTGAAGCTATCCAGTTCAACACGCCCCTTACTCTTATTGTCGGCTACAATGGATCAGGAAAGACAACAATCATTGAGTGTCTAAAATATGCCACGACCGGCGAGCTACCGCCCAACAGCAAGGGCGGCGCTTTCATTCATGACCCGAAG CTTTGTGGTGAGAAAGAGGTTATGGCTCAGATCAAACTCCAATTTCGATCGATCAATGACCGTCAACATGTCGCTACTCGAAGTTTACAACTTACCGTCAAGAAGACCACCCGCTCTCAGAAAACCCTGGACTGCTCCCTGGTTGTAGTCAATAATGGAGAGCGAACAACAACTTCTACGCGGCAAGCTCAGCTAGATGAAATGATCCCGGAGCGCCTCGGTGTTTCTCCTGCAATCCTTGATGCTGTCATTTTCTGCCATCAAGACGAATCCCTCTGGCCATTGAGTGAGCCGGCTGCTTTGAAGAAACGGTTTGACGAGATATTTGAGGCCATGAAATATACGAAAgccatcgacaacctcaaggtCATCCGAAAGAAACAAGTCGAGCAGCTCGGCAAACTTCAGAATGACGAGGCTCATAACAAGGTGAACAAGGATCGTGGTGACAGGGccgagaagaggatgaaagCTCTGCAAGCCGAAATTGAGGGATCTCGAGCAACTTGTGAATCGATCAGTTCTGAAATGGAGGAAACGCAAGACAAGATCCGAAACAGCCGAGAAACGGCGAATAGTCACCTTGCAATTGTGCAaaacctcaacaccaagcgtGAGCAGCTTGAGTACagagaagaggctgtcaAAGAATTGAAGGCCACTATCGATGAACTGCCCGATGAGGACGGAAAGCTCGAGGGTGACCTAGCACATTATGAAGACCGTAtgcagcatcttcaggatgAGGCCGACCAGAACAAAGCACAGTATAATGATTTGCAGACCGAGTTAGGAAAATCACGAAAGGAGCTTTCTGCCAAGCTTTCCGAACAGGGCAAACACCAATCGGACAAAGACAAGTACGAGCGTCAATTGAAGATACGCATGGAAACCATTCAGGAGGCCGCACAGTCTTATGGCTTCTCGGGCTTTGAAGGCGATCTTTCAGATCACCATGTGAAATCCTTCAATGACAAACTTCAAAAGCTTCTGAGCGAGAAAAAACGGGACCTGGAGCGTTTGCAGAAGGAAAACTCCACTGAGCTTGACCGCGCCACTGGCGTCATcactgagcttgaaggcCGTAAAGCTGCTCGCACACAAGACCGCGTATCCGCGAAACAACGAATGGGCGCTATTGAAAAACGCATTTCGGTGCTCCAGAACGAGTCAAGTCAGATAGACGTGGACGAGGGTGCCAAGGCTGTGCTTGATGGGCAGATGCAAGATCTGGAAAGCAGATTTCAGACAGCCCAAAAGATCTTCGAGAACGCTGATTGGGACCGCCAAATCTCTGACGAGAACGATAAGCTACATCAGctcgagaatgagaacgaTAAGCTAGGCCGGGAGCTTGTAGAATGTACTCGTCTAGCGTCTGAGCGAGCCCAACTTGATTACAGGAAGAAGGAACTTGCTGACCGCAAGCGCAAGCTTGATACCTTGACAACCACCTGGAAGCCGAAGCTCGACAAAGTTATTGGCAGGGACTGGCGGCCAGAAACACTCGATTCCAAGTTCCAGGCATTGACTAAGGACCAAAGCAAGGTTGTCAGTGAGGCCCAGAAGCGTCGTGAACAAATCCGCCAAAAGCAGCAGAAAGTGGAATTCAAATTGAGAACTTCTAAGGAGTCCCATGAGAAGAAATCCAGGGAGGCGGCTACTTGCCAACAGCAGGTTGTcgatgctcttcttgctgttcGCGACAATGCTACCGTTGAGGATTACAAAGAAGAGATCGACGCCACTGAGTCacaggttgaggagctcagGAATGAGTTGAGCCTCTTCGACGCTCTCGTGGACTATTACACAAAATGCAAGCGCTTGCTTGATACCAAACGCAAGTGCCAACTCTGTGATCGCCACTTTGATGACAACCAAGCTGCAAGTATGGAACGCTTGAGCAAGAGGATCGACAAGCACCTTGACCCAAGAGGCAAACTTGATACAGAGAAAGACCTCAAAGACACCGCTGCAAGCTTAGAAAAGCTACGATCCGTCAGGGGATCTTATGATACGTATGAGCGGTTGACTGCCGAACTGCCTAGTCTTCGGGAAGAGTGCAAGGTTGCCGAAGCAGAGTttgatgcccttgagagACAAGtagaagaacaaggatcCGTCTTGTcggctgaggaagagaagctgaaagaccTGGAAGATATGTCAAAGACGGTCCTCAGCATTGCACAAACTGTCAAGGATATTGCAGAGTCCGAGAACCAGGTTGACCGTATCATGTCTCAGCAAATGTCTGGTGGGATTACTCGAAGCCCCGACGAGATTcatgagcttcaagctggcCTGTCGGACCAGATGAAGAACCTGAAAAATCGCATCGCGAAGTTGACTGCGGATCGCCAGCGCACAAAAGACCAGCTCAattctcttgagcttgaaaagaGCGAGTTAAGAAACAAAATTAGCCGAGCAGTGGGTCAATTAGACAAAAAGCAAGACCTCCAGAATCAGATCCAGGCACTGAAAGAAGAGGCTTCGCATCAACGAGACGTCATTCAACGagctgatgaggagttggagaCTATTGAGCCCAGCATTACTGAAGCAAGGTCTGCCCGTGATGAAGTCCTAAGACGCGGCCGGGCTAAGGAGCAAGTCATTGCTGACGCCCGTGATGCCGTAGCTAACTCTGTCAACGAGATGAAAATGATGGATGCCGATATTCAAGATTATATCGACCGGGGCGGACCTTCTAATCTTGCATCTAATGAACGATCCATTGCCACACTTGAGAAGACAATTGCGAGTACTGAAAAGGAGGTCACAGACCTTACTGTTCGTAcgaacaagctcaagcaggACATTGACAATGGAGACCGTAAGAAGAAAAACATCAAAGACAACCTGAACTACCGCAAGAATCTTCGCACGATCGACGTTATCCGTCAAGAGATCGCTGAGTTGGAAGACCGCAATGCAGATGAGGATTACGAGCGCCTCCAGGCTGAAGCTCGCATGCAAGAGAACCACTACAATCGCCTTCTTGCTGAGCGAGGCTCCGTTATGGGATCTATGAAaaccaaagatgaagaacttgggaGGCTCCTGCAAGAGTGGGAAATGGACTATAAGGACGCCAAGAGAAAGTATCGCGAGTCGCACATTCGCGTGGAAACGACCAAGGCTGCTATTGAAGATTTGGCGCAGTGTAGCTCGGCCGTGGACAAAGCTGTGATGCAATTTCACtccatgaagatggccgAAGTGAATCGCATTGCTGGTGAATTGTGGCAGAGCACCTACCAAGGAACAGACATTGATACTATTCTCATCCGCTCAGACAATGAGTCAAACACAGGCAAGCGCAGCTACAACTACCGACTCTGCATGGTGAAGCAGGACACTGAGATGGACATGCGTGGCAGATGTTCCGCTGGACAAAAGGTTCTCGCGTCTATCATCATTCGCCTAGCTCTGGCAGAGTCTTTTGGCGTCAACTGTGGCCTGATCGCACTCGATGAGCCCACCACGAACTTGGATCGTGACAATATCAAGAGTCTGGCGGAGAGTCTCCATATGATCATCAAGGCCCGGCAGGCGCAGAGCAATTTCCAGCTTATTGTGATTACTCATGACGAGGACTTTTTGCGACATATGAGGTGTAGCGATTTCTGTGACAGTTTCTTCAGAGTCAAGCGAGATGAACGACAAAACAGTGTCATCTCGAGGGAAAGCATCACAAAGATCTTCTAA
- a CDS encoding DNA repair protein RAD50 — MAASPPTPERRTSSDSTLDVERDGAYAADRHSQDPPAAEPTSEGAETTPAGSNPAPGAPEAGDPEAGRTKSETILVVGALCLALFLAALDTTIITTAVPTIANEFHSSQGYIWIGSAYLLGNAAFVPTWGKISDIFGRKPVLLAAAVIFWIGSLLCAVSNGMPMLIASRAIQGIGGGGLIVLPNIAISDLFSMRNRGMYFGILGMVWALASAVGPILGGVFTSQVTWRWCFYINLPISAVAIVILVFVLKLHNPRTPVKEGLMALDWPGSVLIIGGTIMWLLGLELGGVSFPWDSATTICLLVFGIFVVGLFLVYEWKVAKFPVLPIRLFHTQNSVASYGVGFTHAFVFMSGSYWLPLYYQGVLGASSLLSGVYLLPYVLSLSFVSAGAGIYIKKTGNYKLVIVLGLIITVIGFGLFINLEPRANWAKIIIFQIIAGIGIGPNFQAPLIALQTNVEPRDIGSATSCFSFIRQLGTSISVVVGGVIFNNKMESQYPRLKEELGSELADRLSGSNAAGSVELVGSLTGHDGRVAKTAYWKSLQTMYIVYACFAGLSLIISLMIKQVNLSKEHKEHKTGLKSLKQRDAEKEEVDAAEGITTGNKKTTDN, encoded by the coding sequence ATGGCCgcttcaccaccaacaccagagcGGAGGACGAGCTCAGATAGTactcttgatgttgaacgAGATGGAGCCTATGCAGCGGATAGACACTCCCAAGACCCTCCAGCCGCCGAGCCAACTTCCGAAGGAGCGGAGACGACACCGGCCGGCAGTAACCCAGCTCCCGGGGCACCTGAGGCTGGTGACCCCGAGGCCGGACGGACCAAGTCGGAGACAATCTTGGTAGTTGGAGCTCTATGTCTTGCGCTCTTCCTTGCCGCTTTGGATACGACCATTATTACCACAGCTGTTCCTACTATTGCCAACGAGTTTCACTCAAGTCAGGGTTACATCTGGATAGGAAGTGCATATCTGTTGGGCAACGCCGCATTCGTGCCGACATGGGGCAAGATCTCGGATATCTTTGGTCGCAAGCCTGTCCTTCTTGCTGCGGCTGTCATTTTCTGGATTGGATCTCTGCTGTGTGCTGTCAGCAATGGCATGCCAATGCTCATCGCTTCGCGTGCCATTCAAGGCATTGGTGGAGGTGGTCTCATCGTTCTACCGAATATCGCCATTAGCGACCTTTTCTCTATGCGAAACCGTGGAATGTACTTTGGTATTTTGGGTATGGTTTGGGCTTTAGCATCTGCGGTTGGGCCTATTCTCGGTGGTGTATTCACGAGCCAGGTCACCtggcgatggtgtttctACATCAACCTTCCCATCTCAGCCGTTGCCATCGTTATCCTTGTCTTCGTCCTGAAGCTCCACAATCCACGAACACCAGTGAAAGAGGGTCTAATGGCGTTGGACTGGCCTGGCAGTGTTCTCATCATTGGCGGCACCATTATGTGGTTGCTcggacttgagcttggtggtgtttctTTCCCCTGGGACTCTGCTACGACAATTTGTCTCCTcgtctttggcatcttcgTCGTTGGTCTCTTCCTCGTATACGAGTGGAAAGTCGCCAAATTTCCCGTCCTTCCTATTCGCCTCTTTCACACACAAAACAGTGTTGCATCTTATGGAGTCGGCTTCACTCATGCATTTGTCTTCATGTCAGGCAGTTACTGGCTTCCACTCTACTACCAGGGAGTCCTCGGAGCTTCTTCGTTGCTCTCTGGTGTTTATCTGCTTCCATATGTGCTCTCCCTGTCGTTTGTGTCGGCCGGGGCTGGAATCTACATCAAAAAGACAGGTAATTATAAGCTCGTTATCGTTTTGGGCTTGATAATTACCGTCATTGGCTTCGGTCTTTTTATCAACTTGGAACCGCGCGCGAACTGGGCAAAGATCATCATTTTCCAGATCATTGCCGGTATCGGTATTGGTCCTAACTTCCAGGCTCCCCTGATTGCACTTCAGACAAATGTTGAACCTCGAGACATTGGTTCTGCAACCTCAtgcttctccttcattcGTCAATTGGGCACATCGATCTCCGTTGTGGTAGGAGGTGTCAttttcaacaacaagatggAGAGCCAGTACCCTAGACTAAAGGAAGAACTCGGTTCGGAACTCGCAGATCGACTCTCGGGTTCCAATGCCGCGGGCAGCGTCGAGCTCGTTGGCTCCCTGACGGGCCACGATGGCAGGGTCGCCAAGACAGCATACTGGAAGAGTCTGCAAACAATGTACATCGTCTATGCATGCTTTGCAGGCCTTtcgctcatcatcagcctgATGATCAAGCAAGTCAACCTCAGTAAGGAGCATAAGGAGCACAAGACAGGTCTCAAGTCACTGAAGCAACGcgatgccgagaaggaggaggttgatgctgCAGAGGGTATCACGACAGGTAACAAAAAGACGACGGACAACTAA